The Streptomyces sp. NBC_00440 genome contains a region encoding:
- a CDS encoding MFS transporter, which yields MAPRTRLGAILPDLTPWRSSREFRLLWVQGLIAFFGSSMALIALPLQIKDLTDSPAAVGAMGAVELVPLVVFGLYGGALADAADRRKVILATEAGLGLLAVLLLVNALIPAPMLWPLYVVAAGVSALAGLQRPALDSLLARIVPHDQLTAAAALNALRWQTGAIAGPALAGVVVAYAGYPTAYSVTVLGFAVSVAMCTRLSPAPPSHGAERPSLRGIAQGARYAWSRPVLLGTYAIDLAAMFFAYPNTVFPFLADDLHATWALGLMYAAGSVGSVLLSLTSGWTSRVRRHGLFVVFGAAGWGLAITAAGWFANVWLVLLCLVFAGAGDMLSGLGRSTIWNQTIPEELRGRLAGIEVLSYSVGPQLGQVRAGTLAGWTGTRNAIWSGGLACVASVGVLAAVLPKLLTYDADTDTDAQLRRARKEEAAAAAAI from the coding sequence GTGGCTCCTCGCACGCGGCTCGGCGCGATCCTCCCCGACCTCACCCCCTGGCGCTCGTCGCGGGAGTTCCGGCTGCTCTGGGTCCAGGGCCTGATCGCCTTCTTCGGCAGCTCGATGGCGCTGATCGCGCTGCCGCTCCAGATCAAGGACCTCACCGACTCCCCGGCAGCTGTGGGTGCGATGGGGGCGGTGGAGCTGGTGCCGCTGGTCGTCTTCGGGCTGTACGGCGGCGCGCTCGCCGACGCGGCCGACCGGCGCAAGGTCATCCTGGCCACCGAGGCGGGGCTCGGGCTGCTGGCCGTACTGCTCCTGGTGAACGCGCTGATCCCCGCGCCGATGCTCTGGCCGCTGTACGTCGTGGCGGCCGGGGTCTCGGCCCTCGCCGGGCTGCAGCGGCCCGCGCTCGACTCGCTGCTGGCGCGGATCGTGCCGCACGACCAGCTCACCGCGGCCGCCGCGCTGAACGCGCTGCGCTGGCAGACCGGTGCGATCGCGGGCCCGGCGCTGGCGGGCGTGGTCGTGGCGTACGCCGGATACCCCACCGCATACAGCGTCACCGTGCTGGGCTTCGCCGTCTCGGTGGCCATGTGCACCCGGCTGTCGCCCGCGCCGCCGTCCCACGGTGCCGAGCGGCCTTCGCTGCGCGGGATCGCGCAGGGCGCACGGTACGCGTGGAGCCGCCCGGTGCTGCTGGGGACGTACGCGATCGACCTGGCCGCGATGTTCTTCGCCTACCCGAACACGGTCTTCCCCTTCCTCGCCGACGATCTGCATGCCACCTGGGCGCTGGGTCTGATGTACGCGGCCGGGTCGGTGGGGTCCGTGCTGCTCAGCCTGACCAGCGGCTGGACGTCACGGGTCAGACGGCACGGGCTCTTCGTGGTCTTCGGGGCGGCGGGCTGGGGCCTGGCGATCACGGCGGCCGGCTGGTTCGCCAATGTCTGGCTGGTGCTGCTCTGCCTGGTGTTCGCGGGCGCGGGCGACATGCTCAGCGGACTCGGCCGCTCCACCATCTGGAACCAGACCATCCCGGAGGAGCTGCGCGGGAGACTCGCGGGCATCGAGGTGCTCTCCTACAGCGTCGGGCCGCAGCTGGGCCAGGTCAGGGCGGGCACCCTGGCAGGCTGGACCGGGACCCGGAACGCGATCTGGAGCGGTGGTCTCGCGTGTGTCGCGTCGGTGGGCGTGCTCGCCGCGGTGCTGCCGAAGCTGCTGACGTACGACGCGGACACGGACACCGACGCGCAGCTGCGCCGCGCCCGCAAGGAGGAGGCGGCTGCTGCGGCGGCCATCTGA
- a CDS encoding winged helix-turn-helix transcriptional regulator — protein MYAEHTTDPDRAAAPHPGDARPADVPHPCESWPDNGRRFRETLDRIGDKWSVLVIGVLSRDTLRFGALHQRIPGVSQRMLTLTLRHLERDGVVSRTVYAEVPPRVEYQLTPLGESLRAIVHALAQWVTDHHEEIDSARHRYDAG, from the coding sequence ATGTACGCAGAGCACACCACTGACCCTGACCGTGCCGCCGCCCCGCACCCGGGAGACGCCCGGCCTGCCGATGTCCCCCACCCGTGCGAGAGCTGGCCGGACAACGGCCGAAGGTTCCGGGAGACCCTCGACCGGATCGGCGACAAGTGGTCGGTCCTGGTCATCGGTGTCCTCAGCCGCGATACCTTGCGGTTCGGCGCCCTGCACCAGCGGATTCCGGGCGTCTCCCAGCGCATGCTCACCCTCACCCTGCGCCACCTGGAACGCGACGGGGTCGTCTCCCGCACCGTCTACGCCGAGGTGCCCCCACGCGTCGAGTACCAACTGACGCCACTGGGCGAGAGCCTGCGCGCCATCGTCCACGCGCTCGCCCAGTGGGTCACGGACCACCATGAAGAGATCGACAGCGCGCGCCACCGCTACGACGCCGGATGA
- the efeB gene encoding iron uptake transporter deferrochelatase/peroxidase subunit: protein MTHTEKTAGQQSSGQQGSGQQKPDHRTADETAVPSPSRRSLIGWGGAGLAIGAVAAGGAVAALRTGDDSAPVAESGAAVPFHGAHQAGIATAVQDRLHFASFDVTTTDRAELIQLLKDWTAAAALMTQGHTVGDGAYGGLPEAPPDDTGEALGLKPSRLTLTVGFGPGLFEKGRFGLEGRRPEALVDLPEFPGDNLEATRSGGDLCIQACADDPQVAVHAIRNLARIGFGKIAIRWSQLGFGKTSSTTPDAQTPRNMMGFKDGTRNISGTDTAALKQHVWAVEKDGAAWMTGGSYLVARRIRMHIETWDRASLQEQEDVFGRDKGEGAPVGKAKERDEPFLKAMLPTSHVRLAHPDSNHGIRILRRGYSFTDGTDGLGRLDAGLFFLAYQKDTRQGFIPLQRGLARHDALNEYIQHVGSAHFAVPPGVRDKSDWWGRALFT from the coding sequence ATGACCCACACGGAGAAGACGGCCGGACAGCAGAGTTCCGGACAGCAGGGTTCCGGACAGCAGAAGCCGGATCACCGTACGGCTGACGAGACCGCCGTCCCTTCCCCTTCCAGGCGTTCCCTGATCGGCTGGGGCGGCGCCGGGCTCGCGATCGGGGCGGTGGCGGCGGGCGGCGCCGTCGCCGCGCTGCGCACCGGCGACGACAGCGCTCCGGTGGCGGAGTCCGGCGCGGCCGTGCCCTTCCACGGCGCGCACCAGGCCGGTATCGCCACCGCGGTCCAGGACCGGCTGCACTTCGCCTCGTTCGACGTGACGACCACCGACCGGGCCGAGCTGATCCAGCTGCTCAAGGACTGGACGGCGGCGGCCGCCCTGATGACGCAGGGGCACACCGTGGGCGACGGGGCGTACGGCGGTCTCCCCGAGGCCCCTCCGGACGACACCGGCGAGGCCCTCGGTCTGAAGCCGTCCCGGCTGACGCTGACGGTGGGCTTCGGCCCCGGGCTCTTCGAGAAGGGGCGGTTCGGCCTGGAGGGCCGGCGCCCCGAAGCGCTGGTCGATCTGCCGGAGTTCCCCGGTGACAACCTCGAAGCGACGCGCAGCGGCGGGGACTTGTGTATCCAGGCGTGCGCGGACGACCCGCAGGTCGCGGTGCACGCGATCCGCAACCTGGCCAGGATCGGCTTCGGGAAGATCGCGATCCGCTGGTCGCAGCTGGGTTTCGGCAAGACCTCCTCGACCACTCCGGACGCCCAGACCCCGCGCAACATGATGGGCTTCAAGGACGGCACCCGGAACATCTCGGGCACCGACACGGCCGCGCTGAAACAGCATGTGTGGGCGGTGGAGAAGGACGGGGCGGCCTGGATGACCGGCGGCTCCTATCTGGTGGCCCGCCGTATCCGGATGCACATCGAGACCTGGGACCGCGCCTCGCTCCAGGAGCAGGAGGACGTCTTCGGCCGCGACAAGGGCGAGGGCGCACCGGTCGGCAAGGCCAAGGAGCGCGACGAGCCGTTCCTGAAGGCGATGCTGCCGACCTCGCACGTACGTCTCGCCCATCCGGACAGCAACCACGGGATCCGGATCCTGCGCCGCGGCTACTCGTTCACCGACGGCACGGACGGTCTGGGGCGGCTGGACGCGGGGCTGTTCTTCCTGGCGTACCAGAAGGACACCCGGCAGGGATTCATCCCGCTCCAGCGCGGTCTGGCCCGCCATGACGCGCTCAACGAGTACATCCAGCACGTGGGTTCGGCGCACTTCGCCGTCCCGCCGGGTGTCCGTGACAAGAGCGACTGGTGGGGCCGTGCGCTGTTCACCTGA
- the efeO gene encoding iron uptake system protein EfeO produces the protein MRPVRLSVVTAATAVAALTAVTGCAEKSDAKAGGSGVVSVTASDSSCKVSTTEFPAGHVQFALENKGSKVTEVYLLFPDDRIVAERENIGPGLKQNLTAEVKAGSYEIACKPGMKGNGIRQKVTVTGGKAVKRDPKLDAAVAAYRKYAQEQADETLPKVKVFTDAIRRGDLAAAKKAYAPSRIGWERTEPVAESFGDIDPKTDTRADGLEKGQKWTGWHRLEKSLWQDGKTGATEKSLANELDTDLADWQKRVGTAAITPTSMANGAKELLDEVATGKITGEEDRYSHTDLVDFKANVEGAQQAYELLKPVASKNQPALAKELDKQFAALNSLLDHYRKDQTSYDFTSYDKVSEADRKKLSDAVNALAEPLSKLAAAVVAK, from the coding sequence ATGAGACCCGTCCGACTCTCTGTTGTCACCGCCGCCACGGCGGTGGCCGCTCTGACCGCCGTCACGGGCTGCGCCGAGAAGAGCGATGCCAAGGCGGGCGGCAGCGGCGTCGTCTCCGTCACCGCGAGCGACTCCTCCTGCAAGGTGTCCACGACCGAATTCCCGGCCGGACACGTGCAGTTCGCCCTGGAGAACAAGGGCTCCAAGGTCACCGAGGTCTATCTGCTCTTCCCGGACGACCGCATCGTCGCGGAGCGCGAGAACATAGGCCCCGGCCTGAAGCAGAACCTGACCGCCGAGGTGAAGGCCGGTTCGTACGAGATCGCCTGCAAGCCCGGGATGAAGGGCAACGGCATCCGCCAGAAGGTCACCGTCACCGGTGGCAAGGCCGTCAAGCGCGACCCGAAGCTGGACGCCGCGGTCGCCGCGTACCGCAAGTACGCCCAGGAGCAGGCCGACGAGACGCTGCCGAAGGTGAAGGTCTTCACGGACGCCATCCGCAGGGGCGACCTGGCAGCGGCCAAGAAGGCGTACGCCCCCTCGCGCATCGGCTGGGAGCGCACCGAGCCGGTCGCCGAGTCGTTCGGCGACATCGATCCGAAGACCGACACCCGCGCGGACGGCCTGGAGAAGGGCCAGAAGTGGACCGGCTGGCACCGCCTGGAGAAGTCGCTCTGGCAGGACGGGAAGACCGGCGCCACCGAGAAGTCCCTCGCGAACGAGCTGGACACCGACCTGGCCGACTGGCAGAAGCGGGTGGGCACGGCGGCGATCACCCCGACCTCGATGGCCAACGGCGCCAAGGAGCTGCTCGACGAGGTCGCCACCGGGAAGATCACCGGTGAGGAGGACCGCTACAGCCACACCGACCTGGTCGACTTCAAGGCGAACGTCGAGGGCGCGCAGCAGGCGTACGAGCTGCTGAAGCCGGTCGCGTCGAAGAACCAGCCGGCCCTGGCCAAGGAGCTGGACAAGCAGTTCGCCGCGCTGAACTCGCTGCTCGACCACTACCGCAAGGACCAGACCTCGTACGACTTCACGTCGTACGACAAGGTCTCGGAGGCGGACCGCAAGAAGCTGTCGGACGCCGTCAACGCCCTGGCCGAGCCGCTGTCGAAGCTCGCAGCGGCCGTGGTCGCCAAGTAG
- a CDS encoding TetR/AcrR family transcriptional regulator: MADSPSPAAKPPAGHQPGDPPAARPTRAPDATRRSERSRRAILDAALSLVSEAGYNKLTIEAIAARAGVGKQTIYRWWPSKAAVLLDASLALAGDAETEGAWSGFPDTGDIAADLKHVLRLTVDQFNDEKYEASTRALTAAGCTDPELGRRFTRELLEPALGLYEERLRSAVAAGQIGADVDIRIAVEMLVGPLTHRWLQRTNPLTHAFADTCVDQVLRGIGARPDGG; encoded by the coding sequence ATGGCCGACTCCCCGTCCCCCGCAGCGAAGCCGCCCGCCGGACACCAGCCCGGAGACCCGCCCGCCGCCCGGCCCACGAGGGCTCCGGACGCCACCCGCCGCAGCGAACGCTCACGCCGGGCGATCCTCGACGCGGCGCTCTCCCTGGTCTCGGAGGCCGGCTACAACAAGCTGACCATCGAGGCCATCGCTGCCCGGGCCGGAGTGGGGAAGCAGACGATCTACCGCTGGTGGCCCTCGAAGGCGGCCGTTCTGCTCGACGCGTCCCTCGCCCTCGCCGGGGACGCCGAGACCGAGGGCGCGTGGAGCGGCTTCCCCGACACCGGGGACATCGCGGCCGACCTCAAGCATGTGCTGCGGCTCACCGTCGACCAGTTCAACGACGAGAAGTACGAGGCGTCCACCCGCGCCCTGACGGCGGCCGGGTGCACCGATCCGGAACTCGGCAGGCGCTTCACCCGCGAGCTGCTCGAACCGGCCCTCGGGCTGTACGAGGAGCGGCTGCGGTCCGCCGTCGCCGCCGGGCAGATCGGCGCGGACGTGGACATCCGGATCGCCGTGGAGATGCTGGTCGGGCCGCTCACCCACCGCTGGCTCCAGCGCACCAATCCGCTCACCCACGCCTTCGCCGATACCTGTGTGGACCAGGTACTCCGCGGCATCGGGGCCCGCCCGGACGGTGGCTGA
- a CDS encoding urease accessory protein UreD produces the protein MALVTDEMPETSGTGRAKGESRLSAAHHTPGRIPPEVARHLPDAGESAGESIAGSAEPSTRVGLLEMGFERLSGRTELVRRYSRMPLRTGRPQYPDPLRPQMAFVRLAPVVGGLIQEDRQRIDVCCGAETEVHLSTGAATEVRPMERGCATRLVNLSAGPDAYLEYLPDPLLPLPGARLYQRTVITADPAATVVIGETVAAGRPGPGARHGYDVLGLDLEVRRPHGRLLALDAVRLCPDRHDVAGPGVLSGHTQLASLFVVTGRTPAAEVADALHAALDGMGLPYGVSVLPHDCGAWLRILGDDEAAVASARYAGWDAARRLLTGSRAPAPEVSRRRAV, from the coding sequence ATGGCGCTCGTCACGGACGAGATGCCCGAGACCTCGGGGACGGGACGCGCGAAGGGGGAGTCGCGGCTGTCCGCCGCGCACCACACCCCCGGCCGGATACCGCCCGAGGTGGCCCGGCACCTGCCCGACGCCGGTGAATCCGCCGGCGAATCCATCGCTGGATCCGCGGAACCGTCCACCCGGGTCGGTCTCCTGGAGATGGGATTCGAGCGGCTGAGCGGACGCACCGAACTGGTCCGCCGGTACAGCAGGATGCCGCTGCGGACAGGCCGGCCGCAGTACCCCGACCCGCTGCGGCCACAGATGGCGTTCGTCCGGCTGGCGCCGGTCGTGGGCGGCCTGATCCAGGAGGACCGCCAGCGCATCGATGTCTGCTGCGGTGCCGAGACCGAGGTGCATCTCTCGACGGGGGCCGCGACCGAGGTCCGGCCGATGGAGCGGGGCTGTGCCACCCGGCTGGTCAACCTCTCGGCGGGGCCCGACGCGTATCTGGAGTATCTGCCGGATCCGCTGCTCCCCCTCCCCGGCGCCCGGCTCTACCAGCGCACCGTGATCACCGCGGACCCCGCCGCCACCGTCGTCATCGGTGAGACGGTGGCGGCGGGACGTCCGGGCCCCGGTGCACGCCATGGGTACGACGTGCTCGGCCTCGACCTGGAGGTGCGCCGGCCGCACGGCAGGCTGCTGGCCCTGGACGCGGTACGGCTCTGCCCCGACCGGCACGATGTGGCAGGTCCTGGCGTGCTCTCCGGGCACACCCAGCTGGCTTCGCTCTTCGTCGTGACCGGCCGGACGCCCGCCGCCGAGGTGGCCGACGCCCTGCACGCCGCCCTTGACGGTATGGGGCTGCCGTACGGGGTGAGCGTGCTGCCGCACGACTGCGGCGCGTGGCTGCGGATACTCGGCGACGACGAGGCGGCGGTGGCGTCCGCCCGGTACGCGGGCTGGGACGCCGCCCGCCGGCTCCTCACCGGCTCGCGCGCCCCGGCGCCCGAGGTGAGCAGGCGCCGGGCGGTGTGA
- the efeU gene encoding iron uptake transporter permease EfeU has protein sequence MFGNYLIGLREGLEASLVVCILIAYLVKTGRRDALRPVWIGISTAVLVALAFGFALEFGSEELTFKAQEALGGSLSIVAVGLVTWMVFWMRRTARHLRTELHGKLDTALQMGTGALVATAFLAVGREGLETALFIWSSVHTSTDGAQGPMIGALLGILSAVVLGWLFYRGAVRINLSKFFTWTGGMLVVVAAGVLAYGFHDLQEADFVPGLQSLAFDISSAVPPDSWYGTLLKGVFNFQPDPTVLQATVWVLYLVPTLVFFFAPVGFTTSSKAAGSQEQKATHGQAGAAGSGARDDGGDVADGERVHDGARRAGGRTVSDEG, from the coding sequence GTGTTCGGCAACTATCTGATCGGTCTGCGCGAGGGGCTCGAAGCGAGCCTGGTCGTGTGCATCCTCATCGCCTATCTGGTCAAGACCGGGCGGCGTGACGCGCTGCGCCCGGTGTGGATCGGTATCTCCACCGCGGTCCTGGTGGCGCTCGCCTTCGGCTTCGCGCTCGAATTCGGCTCGGAGGAGCTGACGTTCAAGGCCCAGGAGGCACTCGGCGGTTCCCTGTCGATCGTCGCCGTGGGCCTGGTGACCTGGATGGTCTTCTGGATGCGGCGCACCGCCCGGCACCTCAGGACCGAGCTCCACGGCAAGCTCGACACCGCCTTGCAGATGGGGACGGGCGCGCTGGTCGCGACGGCGTTCCTGGCCGTGGGCCGGGAGGGCCTGGAGACCGCGCTGTTCATCTGGTCCTCGGTGCACACCTCGACCGACGGCGCCCAGGGGCCGATGATCGGCGCCCTGCTCGGCATCCTGAGCGCCGTCGTGCTCGGGTGGCTCTTCTACCGGGGCGCGGTCCGTATCAACCTGTCGAAGTTCTTCACCTGGACCGGCGGGATGCTGGTGGTCGTGGCCGCGGGTGTGCTGGCGTACGGCTTCCATGACTTGCAGGAGGCCGACTTCGTCCCCGGTCTGCAGAGCCTGGCGTTCGACATCAGCTCGGCCGTGCCGCCGGACAGCTGGTACGGGACGCTCCTGAAGGGCGTGTTCAACTTCCAGCCCGACCCGACGGTGCTCCAGGCAACGGTATGGGTGCTGTATCTGGTCCCCACGCTCGTGTTCTTCTTCGCCCCGGTAGGGTTCACCACGTCCTCGAAGGCAGCGGGATCGCAGGAGCAGAAGGCAACTCATGGGCAGGCTGGGGCGGCTGGCAGCGGGGCTCGCGACGACGGCGGCGATGTCGCTGACGGCGAGCGGGTGCATGACGGTGCACGGCGAGCTGGAGGTCGTACCGTCAGCGACGAAGGCTGA
- a CDS encoding bifunctional DNA primase/polymerase, producing MGTEFGRDRGPASRMTQWLRRRPRQSPDDNLTREKLFVAAAEAGLPLSPAAHPVGYRCSCDRVGCPTPARHPLSFAWQTQSTTDRAQVERWVRNQPEANFITATGMVLDVLDVPLDAGRSALERLLADGIQVGPVAQSGIDRMLFFTATRGTPEDEDEWWPCELDCHPETMDEHPGLRWHCRGSYVLVPPARLPGEASVDWVRGLEHPLPDPLTLLETLTDACARHADGDQDAHAVAWPLGR from the coding sequence ATGGGAACAGAGTTCGGCCGAGACCGTGGCCCGGCGAGCAGGATGACCCAGTGGCTGCGCCGCCGCCCCAGACAGTCCCCTGACGACAACCTCACCCGCGAGAAGCTCTTCGTCGCCGCCGCCGAAGCCGGGCTGCCCCTCTCGCCTGCCGCGCACCCCGTCGGGTACCGGTGTTCCTGCGACCGGGTGGGCTGTCCCACCCCGGCCAGGCACCCGCTCTCCTTCGCCTGGCAGACGCAGTCCACGACCGACCGCGCCCAGGTCGAGCGCTGGGTCCGCAACCAGCCCGAGGCCAACTTCATCACCGCGACCGGCATGGTCCTCGACGTCCTGGACGTGCCGCTCGACGCGGGGCGCAGCGCGCTGGAGCGGCTGCTCGCCGACGGGATCCAGGTGGGACCCGTCGCCCAGTCGGGCATCGACCGGATGCTCTTCTTCACCGCCACCCGCGGTACGCCCGAGGACGAGGACGAGTGGTGGCCGTGTGAGCTGGACTGCCACCCCGAGACGATGGACGAGCACCCGGGGCTGCGCTGGCACTGCCGCGGCAGCTATGTGCTCGTACCGCCCGCCCGGCTGCCCGGCGAGGCGAGTGTGGACTGGGTACGTGGACTCGAACATCCGCTGCCCGACCCGCTGACCCTCCTGGAGACGCTCACCGACGCCTGCGCGCGCCATGCCGACGGCGACCAGGACGCCCACGCGGTGGCCTGGCCACTCGGCCGCTGA
- a CDS encoding urease accessory protein UreF, with amino-acid sequence MTPADPVVPGPYASLLVSLQLADPEFPGGGCNPAYEWDCLVQPHRVDRAGLEPLLHALLRRGVGPSDATALALAHVAASEGCWGEVAEIDERLHATKLGREQRAAATRTGRRMLDLGRAVFPSEAVEEFAALVARREAPGSRAVVSAVIQAGAGVPRQQAVAADLFAFCAAFADAARRTGAADHGAAQLLLRAAVPVIGEVTADALCRELADLGGCVPAAEALSGLPGRAPAPASAG; translated from the coding sequence GTGACGCCCGCAGACCCGGTCGTCCCGGGCCCGTACGCTTCCCTGCTGGTCAGCCTGCAACTGGCGGACCCCGAGTTCCCGGGCGGCGGGTGCAACCCCGCCTACGAGTGGGACTGCCTGGTCCAGCCGCACCGGGTGGACCGGGCCGGCCTGGAGCCCCTGCTCCACGCCCTGCTGCGCCGTGGCGTCGGCCCGTCCGACGCGACGGCCCTCGCCCTCGCCCACGTCGCCGCTTCGGAGGGCTGCTGGGGTGAGGTGGCCGAGATCGACGAACGGCTGCACGCCACCAAGCTCGGCCGGGAGCAGCGGGCGGCAGCGACCCGGACCGGCCGGCGGATGCTCGACCTGGGCCGTGCCGTGTTCCCCAGCGAGGCCGTGGAGGAGTTCGCCGCCCTGGTCGCGCGCAGGGAGGCACCCGGCAGCCGGGCCGTGGTCTCCGCGGTCATCCAGGCCGGTGCGGGCGTACCGCGCCAACAGGCCGTGGCCGCGGACCTGTTCGCGTTCTGCGCCGCCTTCGCCGACGCGGCCCGGCGGACGGGCGCGGCCGACCACGGCGCCGCGCAACTGCTGCTGCGCGCGGCGGTCCCGGTGATCGGGGAAGTGACGGCGGACGCCCTCTGCCGTGAACTCGCCGATCTGGGCGGCTGTGTGCCCGCGGCCGAAGCCCTGTCGGGGCTCCCCGGCCGTGCGCCGGCGCCGGCGTCCGCCGGCTGA
- a CDS encoding VOC family protein, with protein sequence MPVQRLNHAVLYVRDVERSVAFYTDLLNFRTVFRLHADGGKVPEGAFLQAEESTNDHDLAFLQIDGPASPQSPGRRPGLAHLAWEVDTLAEFQQIRGKLQQAGALAYETDHGTTKSVYASDPDGLEFEVCWLVPADRINEVDPVAFSPLDLDAVIAQFGADLPGGTGISAPARN encoded by the coding sequence ATGCCGGTCCAGCGTCTCAACCACGCCGTGCTCTACGTCCGCGACGTCGAACGCAGCGTCGCCTTCTACACCGACCTGCTGAACTTCCGCACCGTCTTCCGCCTCCACGCCGACGGCGGCAAGGTGCCCGAGGGCGCGTTCCTGCAGGCCGAGGAGTCGACCAACGACCACGACTTGGCCTTCCTCCAGATCGACGGCCCGGCTTCCCCGCAGAGTCCGGGCCGACGCCCCGGGCTCGCGCACCTGGCGTGGGAGGTGGACACCCTGGCCGAGTTCCAGCAGATCCGCGGCAAGCTGCAGCAGGCAGGTGCACTGGCCTACGAGACCGATCACGGCACCACCAAGTCGGTGTACGCCAGCGACCCGGACGGCCTGGAGTTCGAAGTGTGCTGGCTGGTGCCCGCCGACAGGATCAACGAGGTGGACCCCGTGGCATTCTCACCGCTCGACCTGGACGCGGTCATCGCGCAATTCGGCGCCGACCTCCCGGGCGGGACCGGCATCTCCGCTCCGGCCCGCAACTGA
- the map gene encoding type I methionyl aminopeptidase, with product MSGQSLLVPGELSPTRSVPGNIRRPEYVGKPAPTPYTGPEVQDADTIERMRVAGRIAAQAMAEAAKHIVPGVTTDELDRVAHDFMCDHGAYPSTLGYRGFKKSLCTSVNEVICHGIPDSTVLRDGDIVNLDVTAYINGVHGDNNATYLCGDVDEESRLLVERTRESLARAIKAVRPGRQINIIGRVIESYAKRFGYGVVKDFTGHGISTSFHSGLIVPHYDSPYATELIRPGMTFTIEPMLTLGSYEYDMWEDGWTVVTKDRKRTAQFEHTLVVTETGAEILTLP from the coding sequence ATGTCTGGCCAGTCACTGCTCGTACCAGGGGAGCTTTCTCCCACCCGTTCCGTACCCGGAAACATCCGGCGTCCCGAGTACGTGGGCAAGCCCGCGCCGACGCCGTACACCGGGCCGGAAGTCCAGGATGCCGACACCATCGAGCGTATGCGCGTCGCGGGCCGTATCGCCGCGCAGGCGATGGCGGAGGCCGCCAAGCACATCGTGCCCGGTGTGACGACGGACGAACTCGACCGGGTCGCCCATGACTTCATGTGCGACCACGGCGCCTATCCGTCGACCCTCGGCTACCGCGGGTTCAAGAAGTCTCTCTGCACCTCAGTCAACGAAGTCATCTGCCACGGGATTCCGGACTCCACCGTGCTCCGGGACGGCGACATCGTGAACCTCGACGTCACCGCGTACATCAACGGGGTGCACGGGGACAACAACGCCACCTATCTCTGCGGGGACGTCGACGAGGAGTCCCGGCTCCTGGTGGAGCGCACCCGGGAGTCGCTCGCCCGTGCCATCAAGGCGGTGCGGCCCGGCCGCCAGATCAACATCATCGGGCGGGTCATCGAGTCGTACGCCAAGCGCTTCGGCTACGGCGTCGTCAAGGACTTCACCGGGCACGGCATCAGCACGTCGTTCCACTCGGGGCTGATCGTCCCGCACTACGACAGCCCGTACGCCACGGAGCTGATCCGGCCCGGGATGACGTTCACGATCGAGCCGATGCTCACCCTCGGCTCGTACGAGTACGACATGTGGGAGGACGGCTGGACCGTGGTGACCAAGGACCGTAAGCGGACCGCGCAGTTCGAGCACACGCTCGTGGTGACGGAGACCGGGGCGGAGATCCTGACGCTGCCCTGA